One Nitrospirota bacterium DNA segment encodes these proteins:
- a CDS encoding acylphosphatase: protein MRLKINITGVVQGVGFRPFIFRLAQEMGLKGYVFNDAGGVAVEVEGKEPLLTQFLIRIEEEKPVLSKIFSLRHSFLHDKGFKDFVIEESNDTGDIKVSLLPDIAACDECLEDISDTGNRRFIYPFTNCTNCGPRFTIIEDIPYDRKNISMKDFRMCADCKREYSDP, encoded by the coding sequence ATGAGACTGAAGATCAATATAACAGGTGTTGTGCAGGGCGTCGGCTTCAGGCCGTTCATCTTCAGGCTTGCACAAGAGATGGGGCTGAAGGGTTATGTTTTCAATGACGCAGGCGGAGTTGCTGTCGAGGTTGAAGGCAAGGAGCCTCTGCTCACACAATTTCTTATCCGCATTGAGGAAGAGAAACCGGTACTCTCTAAGATATTCAGCCTAAGGCACTCTTTTCTGCATGATAAGGGATTTAAAGATTTTGTAATTGAAGAAAGCAATGATACAGGTGATATAAAAGTCTCTCTCCTGCCTGACATCGCGGCTTGCGATGAATGCCTGGAAGATATTTCTGATACAGGCAACAGAAGGTTTATTTACCCCTTCACCAACTGCACTAACTGCGGCCCGCGTTTTACCATCATAGAAGATATTCCTTATGACAGGAAGAATATATCCATGAAGGATTTCAGGATGTGCGCTGATTGTAAAAGGGAATACAGCGATCCTTAA